From Trueperaceae bacterium, the proteins below share one genomic window:
- a CDS encoding fumarylacetoacetate hydrolase family protein, with protein sequence LQLEGTGQWLKGKSLDTFAPLGPWLVTADEVPDPQDLRLWLSVNGETMQDASTADMIFPVAHLVSYISRHMTLLPGDVIATGTPHGVGMGLQPPRYLEDGDVVELGVEGLGQQRQVARRTAQQASPVPRKRR encoded by the coding sequence CTCCAGCTCGAGGGCACCGGCCAGTGGCTGAAGGGCAAGAGCCTCGACACCTTCGCCCCGCTCGGTCCGTGGCTCGTGACCGCCGACGAGGTCCCCGACCCGCAGGACCTGCGCCTGTGGCTCAGCGTCAACGGCGAGACCATGCAGGACGCCTCCACGGCGGACATGATCTTCCCTGTGGCCCACCTGGTGAGCTACATCAGCCGCCACATGACGCTGCTGCCGGGCGACGTCATCGCGACGGGCACCCCGCATGGCGTCGGCATGGGCCTCCAGCCGCCGCGGTACCTGGAGGACGGCGACGTCGTGGAGCTAGGCGTCGAGGGCCTCGGCCAGCAGCGGCAGGTCGCGCGGCGCACGGCTCAGCAGGCTTCGCCGGTCCCGCGGAAGCGGCGCTGA